TCTCCCATTGTGGTGGCCGAAGGTCTTCCTGTCCTGCACACAGTAGTATAGGACACAAAGGAACAGGAACCATCGCTGGCAAGAACAAGGCTTATAGGGGAAGTCTTACGCCCCTCGTACAGCTCAAAGCCAGTCATGTCTGAACCTTTGAAAAATTTGTCTGGTACGTGTATGTCTTAAAGATAAATACACTAGACATATTCATGTAAAAGACAGTCCAGATtccatttacattcattttgatcAGTCAAATCGACAGACAGGGTTAAAAATCCCTCATTATTCTTCCCCATCAATGACTGTATCAGAATTTTGTATAACTTAAGGtgcacaaaaaaactttaagtTTAAGTGCAAGTGTATGAAACTAAAAATCACCATTATTCAAAATCACTTCAATTAGTCTATAGTAttgaatattttctgaaaatacagtCTTTGTGCTATGGTTATGCTATGGTTATATCATAAATGTGTTTCAAATGCACAttggttcactgcaagatgaaaGGTGATCTGCAATGACATTACCATGCACAGCATTCCAGCACTGCCTCACAGATATTAAGTGTAACTTGTTAGGTATCTAGCTAGACATACCAGCTGGTTAATTGGCTAGCTGCATTGACTAAAGTGATGACCTAGGGCAGCAAGATGGAATTCTTGTTTACAATTAACACACAATTGTGGTCACCCCACCCAAAAACATTGTTCTCCTCTTTGATTGGAAATATTCGTAATTCTCTTGCAAAAGGTTTCATGTTGTCGTGACTCATATTCTAGTGAATTCTGTGGGCAAAACTCATTTCTGCCAGACAGCTACCTTCCAGGCAGGCATCAGTATGCAGCCAGCCAACTATTTTCCTGTCCGTCAAAATAATGGATTATTAAAATTTCTCCCCCTCACAGAATTTTAAATTCCATAAATGAAGGGCAGTTGTCATTAAAtggaaacacagcacagctagaGAGGTTGTTTCCTATTTTGAACACACAAGAGAAACTCATGAAAAAGTTGATTGTAAGGTGACAGCAGCAAATTAAGTTTTAACTGACTGAAGTTGGCAAACATTCATCTTGatgaataaatacaatgcaCTTTGCTTCTGATCCCatgatattattatttgtttgacctctgaccttaaGCAATTGCCAAGGGTTAGTATAAACCCAAAACTGTTCAACTGTTGTCCATGGTCCTAagcaaaatggtaaaatattcTATAGCGGCATGAACAAGGCAGTTGCCTAGAGGTTATTACTAATTTAGGTGTATGTTATGGATATTCTCATCAAAAATTACATGAGTACAATTACATTGAAATTATGAACtcgattatttatttgtacttgCACTGGTGTCCAACCAAGAGTAACTGGTTCTGATGAACAAGGGTACAGGGGTGGTCCCTGTACCCTTAAGGATATTGAAGGGGAAACACTGGCAATGCAATAACTCCCTGAAATACACCTGAATTTTAACAAGAAACTAGAGGACGGCCAGACCTGCCAGTTATTTCACCCAGTTGTAAGGGGGTGAGAACAGGTGCaacttaaaaatgattttatttcagaCTGCACAGCCTTCTCCGACATCATTTCTCATTAAAAACCACAGGCTGTTTTCCACAGCAATGgcaatatttcagaaaaagcaTGATTCTTTCCAATGTCTTTCCAATGCATTGTACGCACACTTCTGATTTTTAAGACACTTGACGTACTGTATTACCAGTGGAACTTTGTGACACAGGTAATGCTGCCTGTACGTCATCTGCTCAGTCCATCCTCAGGCATACTATTGGGCTTCTGTTCTGATTCAGATTTTAACAgttcctccttctccctctccagctgctCCTCTTCTTTCGCCTCCATTTCCTTCAGCTTCACCTCCACGTCTTCAGGAATGTCTACTTCCAGCAGATTTTCCATTCCAGGCTCCGGCTCATCCCCAATCAGCACCTGGATGGAGGGAACGCAGTGTGATTTAACCAATATGCCCATATGATTAACCCCTGCTTCATTCATCCAGGGTAGTACCAGCTACCAGACCCTTCCGCATGTCCTGACGGACACATGATCAGGACATCACTTGCTCAAATGTCAGAATGAGGATAAAATATGAcagcatgaaaataatttaaaatgtcatctcATTATGCGGTCACTTAACTTAACACCACATGactattaaatattattactaCCACTCAGGTTATTGTGGAGCAGTGcgtatatgcatgcacatgaacATACATCCCGTTATCTATTATTGTAGTATGCCCATCGTAGCCTTGAGAAAATACAAACGCATGCGGTATACATCAACTAACATTCAGTCGCCGAAGGTGACTATGAAGACAGTGAGATaccaaatttaaataaagaaaaaaaaacttgtaaaaaCTCCAGAGAAAGACTTCTCATTTCGGTGTCACAAAAGGATAAtgcataatgtattttaaataaatctgccaATTAGGAGGCGAATAGCACTGAGACTATAGATTAGCagtttatttttccccattacAATAATTTCACTAGTTAACAGTCTTCTACTGATGCTACATGTCACATAAACACATGTCATCTGGCCCTGCAGTAAATCAAGATTTAAAACTCACTAGTTTTCTCCCCATAATTCTGCATAACATCACATTAGTCCAAGATAATTAAAGCAGGCAACGCTGTCCAATTTgatgttttacaaaaaacaatttcGTGGGCTAGGAAAAATTAAACGACTGAACTGCTTGTGCGTTCTGGACCCCAGTTCAAACAGATCCCCCAGACATTATGAATATGACCGAGGTTCATTGCAAGAAAACGTGGCATCTTTTCCACCGAGCAGCTCCCACTTACGAGCCTTGCCACTCCACCGCAAAGGTTTTTCCAGCAAATTAGCGTATCCATTTTAGAACGCCAAAGCTGTAAATTTCTGCGCGGAGTGCTGTGCTTAATTAACTTGACAAACTGGGTCCTTTCCCAAACACAACAATGGACATAAATAAATCCAGCGCACAGCTCTCCGGTGATCTTCTGCAGAGTCGTAATGGAATTCTGTCGGAAAACCCACGTGTTGGGATTCCTTTCAAATGGTCAAGACAAACCAGCAGTCGATGAAAGGACAGATTCTGCGGTTGCAAATTATAAGGggttttggcaaaaaaaaaaaaaaaaaaacacctgctttTGCTCTCGATCTAAACTCTCGCTGTACCTGTACAAGCTTCTCGCAGGCTGCCCCAACATGAGGTTCCCTCTCCCACTTGTGGAACTCCCTCATGATAGGGTACACGTTCTTATTCTTCAAAATCTGGCGACCGGCCTTTGTAGCCGTTAGCTAGAGACAAAAAGAAGTCATCAGATTTGGGCTCAAAACGTTCAGCCCCAGACGTGTGCTACCTCAGATGAGAAGTATGCAATGTGGAATAACAAATGAGGTCATGTTTTAGTGCAACAGTTATTACAATACATGATAAATGAGTGTTTTTAACAGCCAAATAAATCTAGATGTGCCGCATATTTAAATGACAGTTGGTGTTCCCAGCCGATGGTCTACGTGTGACTACTCTCACCAGGAACATAGTCTCAACGAGCATTTTGCGAATATCAgggtcttcctctctctgcttaTCCTCTGGAAGGTACTGCAGATCCACAGGTAGCCCTACAGTCGGAAAGTCCCAGTAACAGGTGAAATTAAACACTGCAATTCACATGAACTTTATACTGACTtcttttagggttttttttattaacattttttgcaAGATAATTCGGAAGAATGATTGGATGAGGTTCAAGGACAACAATGGAGTGAAAATGATTGCCTTACCTTCGTTCTCCTCCTCAGTCAGTTCTTCAGGCCCAGCGAGTGGCAGTAGGAGGAATGGCAGGATGTCCACTGCATCACTTAGCAACCATTCATGATTACCTGGAGGTGCACAATCAACTAATCAATGCCTGTCATTTCTACAGATCCACATGTCTTTGCCACCAGCTCTCAATCTTTGACATTCTGAATGATTACAAAAATGATCATAAATAGTCACCAAACAGTGAGCCCATCAGCACTGCCCACAGTACAGGCACTTTTTGACTGTGACTTAGAGTCAATGGCTGCAATGCCTGCCATGTGCCAGGGCTGTAGTGTTTCACCTTTATCACTTACTGTAGTCAAAGCAGCAGTTCCTCAATGTCCCCACAACTCCACCGCGCCTTACGATGGACTGATCGTATTGTGTGTAAGGCAGGAGTCGCTGgaccacacacctgcatgagGAAAATGCAAAACTAAGGCTCAAGCCAAACAATTAAAAACGCTGGCTAATTACTATATGGTTTTAACACTGGCTCATTACAGGCAAACCCAATTATGTTCTAGGACACCAGTTCAAGAATATTCTTGATTTCCCATGTAACCagcatttattttgacaaatcATTGCTTTAATCTAACAACTTTAGCTTCTCGAGCCAGCTTATCGCAGCTTTCTATAGACAGTTGAAACACCTAATTGACAGGGGTACAACCATGAATGGGCAGTGGGGACCCTTGCTTAATTATGGTTAAACCCTTTGTTACGGCGCAATGCAAGATAACATTCTGGCCaactaaaaaatataaatggtgTTAAGTTACCTTTCCTTATCCAGGATGAATTGCCTGGCCTCTGGGAGCTGGGTGAGGTTTGACAGCAGTGGGCCCAGGTAATGCAGGGGGGCCTTCTTGTTGTACCCCTCAGTGCAGAAGATCTCCACTATTTTCGCCAGGCCAATCTCCTGCTCCTGGAGCACCCTGAACACCTCTTTGCAGGTCTTCTCGTGGCGAGAGAGGTTGGAAAGAATGGTACATATCCTGTCTGCAAAGTCATAATCCGGGTCCAGGAGTCTGGCGAAAAGACTAGGCAAAATGTTTGCCTCCTTCACCAGGGCCTGGTGCAAGGTCTCGTCTGCAGAGAGGTTGACCAGCGCATGGTAGCAGTCCTTAACGATGGCAACAGAGTGGTCCCCAGTGAGAGTCAAGAGAGCTCTAAGGAAGTCAGGTTTACCCCGCAGGTACCTGCAGCCATCTTTGGTGCCAGTGAGACCCAGAATATACCCGGTGGCTTGACCCTTCACATCTGGCCTCGTTTCCAGCGTGAGGAAAGACAACAGTTCTTTGGCCTCCCCGTCACTCAGCATGATTGTTGATGTCCgtaaaataatcaaatgcagTAGTTTACTGGACACTGAACCAGGAACTAGTTAATTACCTGTCAAAGCAAAATACAATGGCCAACTATCAAGCAGGATACGTGGTGAAACGTCACATTATAATACaaccatttatttaattaaaatgcttaGCAGAAGAAACCAGCGCGTGTTTTCATTGAAAACGAACAGATGTGGGCACAGGAcagatgcattacattacatcacaggcatttagcagacgatcTAATGTGCTGATCCAGAGcggcttacacaactttttacatagcatttacattgcatccatttatacaggtggatatatactgacgaaatgcaggttaagtaccttgctcaagggtacaacgactgTGTTCAACCTggagaatcgaacctgcgacgtTTAAGCTACAAGTCCAGGCTACATAGCCCATTATATTACACAGCCGCCCCATCATGCGATGCGACGCGACATCAGATGCgacatcaagctaacgttaactgGCCAGAAAGCCAGTGTTAGTCAGTAAACGTTCTATTGGGATACAGAGTAGCTAGCCAACACGCTTGAAAATACCTCGGAAATTACTTCAGGTAGCTGTCTAGACAAGATGATCCCTTAGCGTATCTAATTTAGCTAGCAATCTCAAGAAATTAGCTAGTTAATACCTTAGCTAACGTGTTACGTGTAAACAATCGGTACGTTACTTGTAAACAATGTACATTTCCTTAACGAAAATTCCTctgaaaaaaacccccaaacaattcgcattaatttaaaatgatgttaTATTATATCACATAAAGGTTACATACTTACTCCAAACAAACTGCCACTACGCTCAGTGTCCACATGTCAGCATGCGCTCTGCGCTCTGCCGTGTTGATAGTGACAAGACCCTCATCCAATAAGAGCTCGAGTCTTTGAACGATTTCCGGATTAACAGTGACTGTTGCTCTCTGGGATACAAAGTTTTTACTACCAAACACAGCAAGTTACTTCTGATAGGCTGTTCAACTGTCAGGACGACCTAGCAAAGATCCGGGATTGGTGAAATCCTGAACGTCAGTTTCAGTGCGCGGTAAAATTTTAAAGCACTAGTTCTGTAGCAGATGCGGTAAGCAATTGTGAGCACTTAAGAGGAACAGTGAAAGTGTTTTCTGCAGCTACTGTAAATTGACTATCAATTACAAACGGTGATTGTAACGTTTCTACCGTCATACTGTTCTTGTGATGAAAGCTATGTATTGACCAGGAGGCAATGTATCCTGTATCAACACTACTATCCTGTTTTAACACTACTACTTTGAGTTAGCTAGCTCCGGAGCACTATTGCTTTGAACTGCCTGCTGCCTAGGAACATTGGCTTactggctagcttgctaaagaCTTATTCAGTAGTAATTTCTCAGTTGGTGagtataaattcaattttggaCGCAGAGATGGATCGATACAATGATGTCAAAGTGCTACTGAAAAAGTGGGAGCTGTCTTTTGTTcaacaaaacaacaggaaaCCAAACAAGGTAGGCAAGGGAAATTGAAGGACTTTACCACTAAAGTTTGCAAGAATGTTTCGTGCACATTATCCTTATCTGTATTTCAGTGACATTATTTCCAAGCCTTGTTTTTTCTTGTCAGGATGATATTGATAGTGCCCCAGAGGACACCAAAGGTAAGCCCATTAACAcatataacattttataattGCTAGATACATTTTGCATGCTTGCTAGAGATAGTTGAGTCttgtatattcatattttttttctttttctatattATAAATGTTAACCTTGAATTGTTTAACGTTCATACACGGTTGTTGTACACAGTCAGAGCTACTTTGTACTTTCAGGATAGTGAcagtgtaataaaaaaacactgtttataTTACGTAGTCCATTCTTGTTCTCTTCAACAGAACTTTACAGAGAGTACAAAATGCTTAAACAAGCAAAGGAAACAAGCTGCAATGGAACGTCGGCACGTTCTGACCAAGCTCGGTCAACAGAAAGAGAACAGGTGACGGTAAGCCAGGGACGCAACAGCATTCAGTACTGAAATTACTTGGTGATGATGCTGGGTCTGCTTTCGGTGTGTAAACGCCTTTCATTGCATGCAGGAGTCTGATTGCTGGGGATCTCATCTGAACCGTAAGAACATGCCCAGAGCTGTCCCCAAGCTGACACCCCAGGACAGAGACTCCCTGCAAGCGTCTGCTCAGTACTATGGGATGAAGCTGAAGTCTAAATTAGGAGCCTCAGCAAAGGCAGGTTCTGCCTTTGTGCACTTTCGTGTTTTTACTTGTCTGTGGGTGAAATCTTACCAGCGGCAGAGAGAATAGCGATATGCCTTAGCGCAGTtccccattttctgttttcctgggCACTAGTATGTCTGCACATCAAATGGCCGTTAGACACCATGCATGATTGCGTATTATCTTACGTGTTAGTGGGCTTGCTGTTGTCTACAGCCGCTGTTAAAGTCTAGCTAAGAATTAACTTTCTGATTGGTGACCCCACAAAGTGAGATTCCAGTATTATGGCTTATGCATTTCTTAGTATTGAAATTGTAATACTTAGTCTTTTTGACTTACTAAATATTTTTAGCCCCCGATAATTTTTTCGACAGCCAATTTTACAGTCAGGTGATGCTGCAGGTAGGAAatgaaaaatggggaaaaagtgGAACAATTTTTTAGTGAGCGTTTTAGAAAAATTGGTTTTTAAGCATATTCCTACCAATATGGCCAACTGTAGggggcacacatgcacataaacaaacacgaaaaggaaaaagagtaaaaaataaaagcaacacaaGCAAACTTGGCAAGTAGGGTTGAAGAGGAAGTGCATGACAAATGacaaaacttatttttaaagtattggtAAGATCTGTATGTCAAGATCCGGCAAAATTTATATGAGAAATTTGTGccggttttttttccccccccaaaataaaggGTTTATTACAGACTGGGTACAGGGTGTGCTAGCGTACAGTTTGAGAGATGTCTTTTTTCCTCCGGTGTGCGTGTCCAGGAACGGCCCATCTCTCTGAAGAAAGCCTATACTCCGCGGAGACCGGCTCTGAAGTCATGGAAAGAGGGCCAGGGTCCGGGCGACGACGCAGGCGTCCAGGGTCCTCAGCCCCGGCCGGCCAACACTTGCCCGGACCCCTGCGCGGCCCTGCCGCAGACCCAGAGCGCCGAGGCGGGGGTGGAGGAGCCGTTCGAGACCGTGCCGGCCGCCCCGCCGCCCGCAGCCCGCTCGCCGGACGCTCTGGCGCTGAGAGCGCGCCTCCTGAGACAGTCGGCCACCAGGAGGCTGTCTTCGGTGGACAGCGCGTGGCTCCAGCGCTGCCAGGTGTTTGACGAAgtggagaagaaagagaagccCGTCACGGGCAATTTGTCCCTTGCGGCGATCCCCGACGCCCCTGGCAACGGCCCGGTCGGCAGTGCGCTGCCCGCAGCTGAAattcccccccctcgccccagcGGCCCTGGGCCATCATTGAAGGCCGGCGAGGATGAGGAAGATGGGGAAACCAGAAGGCGTCGGACAGGAGAGGCTCGCGGAGGAGCGGAGAAGACTCGGCCCCCAGCCAGGGACAGCGAGGAGACTGTGAGGGGCCCCGGGCCGGAAGACGGTCCAGGGGAGACGAGGGCGAAGAGAAAGAACCGGAAAAGTCAGAGGGATGGTGAGGAGATGGTTAGGGGCCCCGGGCCGGAAGGGCCCGAAGCCGAAACGGGGGCGAAGAGAAAGAGCCGGAAAAGTCAGAGGGATGGTGAGGAGATGGTTAGGGGCCCCGGGCCGGAAGGGCCCGAAACCGAGACGGGGGTGAAGAGAAAGAACCGGAAAAGTCAGAGGGACGATGAGGAGACGGTTAGGGGCCCCGGGCCGGAAGGGCCGGAAGACGGGCCGGGAGAGACGGGGGCGAAGAGAAAGAGCCGGAAACGACGGCGGGACGGCGACGGTGACGGTAACGgtgcagagggggaggggcccgaCGCCGCTGAGGAGGGCGCGGCCCCGAAGAAGCGGAGGACCAGGAAGGGCCCCGCGGGGGGCCCCTCCGCGCCGCGCGGGAGGAAGAAGGCGGCCGAGCTCGCCGAAGACGACGGCGGTGACCCGGAGCCGCCCGCCCCCGCGGGGAAGAAGGCCAAGCCGAAGCTCCCTCAGCAGAACAtcctgggagaggaggagatggaggacaTCAAAGCAGCCAGGAGCAGACAGGCGGGGAAAGTGAGGTCAGTTTAAAGCGCAGGTGTCGGCTGATGCACGCTTTACCCCTGTGAGCACATCTGTTTGCGGCTGTTGGGGAATTAGCACACTGGAGTGTGCGTGTAATAGGAGTAAGTAAAGC
This region of Anguilla rostrata isolate EN2019 chromosome 8, ASM1855537v3, whole genome shotgun sequence genomic DNA includes:
- the hgh1 gene encoding protein HGH1 homolog — its product is MLSDGEAKELLSFLTLETRPDVKGQATGYILGLTGTKDGCRYLRGKPDFLRALLTLTGDHSVAIVKDCYHALVNLSADETLHQALVKEANILPSLFARLLDPDYDFADRICTILSNLSRHEKTCKEVFRVLQEQEIGLAKIVEIFCTEGYNKKAPLHYLGPLLSNLTQLPEARQFILDKERCVVQRLLPYTQYDQSIVRRGGVVGTLRNCCFDYSNHEWLLSDAVDILPFLLLPLAGPEELTEEENEGLPVDLQYLPEDKQREEDPDIRKMLVETMFLLTATKAGRQILKNKNVYPIMREFHKWEREPHVGAACEKLVQVLIGDEPEPGMENLLEVDIPEDVEVKLKEMEAKEEEQLEREKEELLKSESEQKPNSMPEDGLSR